Within the Eucalyptus grandis isolate ANBG69807.140 chromosome 1, ASM1654582v1, whole genome shotgun sequence genome, the region TTAAGGACTGTCGGTACAATCTTCCCTTTTGCCTAACGACATCATCGCGAATGAATTCGAGATTTTACCAAAAGCAGAAAGCTCTGCCCTCTCGATCGAGAACGGGACGAACCCCGTAATTAGCAGAGCACCTCAGCTGTGACAATTCCAAAAGGTCCCATCACTGCCAGcttgcttcttttcctcttgctTCCCCCCTCTCTTTTAATGGCTTTTCAGTCTCGCTCTCTTCTCCCCAGCCTCTCTCTCCCATgcaccctcctcctcctcctcctcctcctccgttccTGAACCCGACCCCACCTCGCACCGCCGCGTGATCGCCGGAGCGGCGACGGGAAGAGcagcctcctccgccgccgccgccgccgagggGCTCGGGCCACATGAGCGACCAGCTCTCCAAGGCCACCTCCGTCTTCGGGCTCAACCTATGGGTCGTGGTGGGCATCTGCGTCGGCGTCGCCAtcgtcctcctcctcttcttcatctccctCTGGCTCACCTCCCGGAAGTCCAGGACCGCCCCCCGCCCCCTGCCCGCCGGcggctccggcggcggcggccaccACCTCACCTCCATCCCCGCCGTCTCCAAGGAGATCCAGGAAATCCAAATCCAGCACTCCCAGGTCCAGCCCGACCCCTTCCCCGACCCCCCGGACCCGCTCCCCGAGGAGGAGAGCCTCATTGGGTACAACCGGATTCACATTGAGATCGGCAAGGACCACCGCATATCGTACCCGGAGAGGTACTACGGGTCGTCCTCCCacgggagcggcggcggcggcggcggcggggagggcGGCCCCAGGAGCGGCGATCAGGTGGCGGCGGTCGTGCCGGAGGTCTCGCACTTGGGCTGGGGGCATTGGTATACTCTCCGGGAGCTCAAGGCCGCCACGAACGAGTTCACTGATGAAAATGTGATCGGCGAAGGAGGGTATGGGATTGTGTACTACGGTCTTCTGGAGGACAAGACTCAGGTCGCTGTCAAGAACTTGCTTAATAACAGGTGCATTTCAATTTTCGTTTTTGTTGGTTTTTATGTGAAATTCGATCTTGCCTTTCGGGCAGCTGTGTTGTTCGTGGAATTGTGGGGTTTGGGTTTTTGCTGGGAAATGTGGATGCTTTTTTGTATTGTTTTTTAATGTCAGAGGAAGTGGTTGATCCTGGACTTTGTGTGTATGCGTGTATATCGGTATCTTAGGGGGCAAGCTGAGAAGGAGTTCAAAGTCGAAGTCGAAGCGATTGGGCGCGTTCGGCATAAGAACTTAGTGAGATTGCTTGGCTACTGTGCTGAAGGAGCTCATAGGTACATTCATCTCCCTTTGTTTCCTTCGGTTCAATTGCTCATGCTGAGTACAAGAAAATGTGCCGTAATTGCGGTTCAGCGTGTGTGTTCACTATTGATCGTATTCTGATTTGTTATTATTCGAAATTTGGTGCGAGGTTTCCAAGTAATTTTCAGATAACATCTTGGTTCTTGTCATTCAGGATGCTTGTGTATGAGTATGTCAATAATGGGAATTTAGAGCAGTGGCTTCATGGGGATGTTGGTCCTTGTAGTCCTTTGACTTGGGAGATACGGATGAAAATTATCTTGGGAACTGCCAAAGGGTAAGCTTCAGCATACACGATTTTCTTTAGCATTTGTCTCGTCCACTCTCCTTGTTCTCAcgattctctctcctcttgctATGGATACAGTTTGACTTACCTTCATGAGGGACTCGAACCGAAAGTGGTACATCGCGATATTAAATCGAGTAATATATTGCTCGACAAGCAGTGGAACCCTAAAGTCTCAGACTTTGGCCTTGCCAAGCTGCTCTGTTCAGAGAATAGTTATATCACAACTCGCGTGATGGGAACATTCGGGTCTGTATAACTTCTCACACTCTTAATCCAATCGTTCTATGTCTTTCTTGAAGCCAAAATGAACTCAATTTCATTATTGTTGCTTTTGCAGCTATGTAGCCCCTGAATATGCGAGTACGGGCATGCTTAATGAAAGAAGTGATATATACAGCTTTGGAATTCTGATCATGGAGATAATTTCTGGGAGAAACCCTGTTGATTATAGCCGCCCTCCAGAAGAGGTGTGCATTATATAGTGACTTATCTTTTCCTAGTTCCcgtcaaacaaataaaattttgcgaaaatcttctcttttttccagTTAACTAGACTTTATCCATTTTCCACCCTCTCTGTTTTGctaaaagttgagaaaaattGACAGGTGAATTTAGTTGATTGGCTCAAGAAGATGGTTACCGACAAGAACCCAGAGGGAGTGTTGGACCCCAAGTTGCCTGAGAAGCCTACTTCAAGGGCATTAAAGCGGGTACTTCTAGTAGCTCTAAAATGTGTTGACCCTACTGCACAGAAGCGCCCGAAGATGGGTCACGTAGTACACATGCTTGAAGCTGAGGAGTCTCCTTTCAAAGATGTATGTCTCTGTTTCATTGGAATATTTTGCTTTTTGCACATGTGCGTTTGCTAACATACATGATTTAGcttattttgttgttttcccAGTCTTCAGAATTTGCTCTAGTATTCACAATAAGGTGCGGTAATGCTAAGTGATGTCTTAGTATATAATTGAGTGGCACAAGATTGATGATTTATGAGGGTGGAGTTAACTGTTATTGTTCCGTCCTCTCTGCTTCAGATGATAAGTTCGATAGCCCGCACAGTTTGTTACAAATACTTTAATTATGATTGATCTGATAATAGTGATGGTTTCTAACTTTGCCTTGGGCGATTGGTTTTCTGTAATCTCTTCGTGGGTCTGCGAGATTTACCTTAAGTTTGGACTCTTAATTTGTACCCTCAAGATTTGACTCTTGATCTTCACTTGAAGCATTTCCTATCTAGCTATGCTTATCTTACTGTACATGCTTTGTTAATTCTCTTATCATTTACTCAGGATCGTAGAGCTGGAAGGGACGTGGGGCGTGTTAATGGCAACAGGTCGCAGATTGGGTCGATAGAGACTAAAGCGCCGGAAACTGGTGGCAGTGCCCAAGAAAACGTAACTTCTATAAATGAGGCACCTAGACAACAAGAATCCGAAGAGCAGAACTTGTAAATTCCAATGTCCTTCCAGAGAAAAATTCTTGTGGTTAATATAATAATGCTACATTCAGAAGATGTCATTCTTTGGCGACGGGGGGCTTTCAGATAAGTTTATATTACAACAGTGTTTCAATCCATTCCGTTTCATGTAGTTGATTTTCTCGCAAGTCCTTCCGTTCAAAAGCTATCATATTAGCTTCAGCATGTATTATATACAATGTAGCCAACCTTGATTAAATTTTCCCTTCTCTGGCAATATCTATTGAATACCACCGCTGCTGCAATTGCTGTTGCTGCAGAGAATTACCTGCAACTGTCTTGAGTTTGAGTGAATGTCTTGTAGATGATCATTGCTATGGTGAAACCATACCCAGAAAAACGAAGGAGGGACCGAGTATTCAATCATGCAAGTCCCAGAATTTAATGGTGTTGCTTAGAGTAAGGTTGGTTGGATCAAGAACTGGCAGTCTGACTGGGTCCCTCCACTAACATGGCCTTGTTAGTCCCCAAAGGTGCATGAGTGCATGAAAAGGCCACGGTGTGGACACTCGAGAGTTTTTTCACAGCTGGGTTTGTTTATGgctcttttctctttggaatctctcaaattTCTAGCCCCCCCCCCCTCGCAATTGATGGCGAGGGTGGTCCATTTACTTTTTGGATAATAGCTCTGCGAGAGGTCCGTTTTACGATTTTGGCTCTTCTTATGTTATTATGAGAGGCCCACATGGTGCATCAATTTTCAGCGGCATCTTTCAATAGGTGTTGGAACTTCAATGATTCAGTCATGTGGCACTTTCAACTCCATTGTCTaaaggttttattttttgtagttTAGTGACTTTTCAGTCCCTAGTTCTTCAGAACTCGAGGTTTCTAGTCTCTTGACTTCGGTTTTTGTCCGAAGTTGAATTGGTGACTGTCTTGGTGTTCCAATCAGATACTTGATTGCAGCTCAAATTCAACGCAAAGAAGGATCAGAGaaatgtaaaaatattaattgaaccTCGTTTATTTTTTCTGTATAGAGATCCTTAGCTTGTCTCGTAAGGTTAAGTTAGGTCACAGACACAAGAAGAAATCTTTCTTCTTCCAGCTAGAGAGATACAGAGAGGGAGATGTCCATTGCTATTTCTGTAGGTCATAAATGAGGGTGCATGAGCTGTGCATTTAAAGATTGCTACTTTGTCTGTACTTTGCTAAGAGcaagtaacattttttttttttaatatcaatgATTTGCGAAATTGGGCTTGGAGATTCGGCCATTAGCAAATTTGTAAAATATCTCATGGTCCCATGAACTGGTCAAGTCTAGACCTTTAACTTATGTAGCAACAATTTACATGCGATTAGTGAAATTAAAATGGATGACTTGTAATTCATTGATGGGTAGGACTCGAAGATAAATGGCTTTACAGCGCGGATCTTTACTCATTGCTTTGATTCTACACGTGATGGATCATTCTTTGGATTTTCCAAATTTAGGCGTCATATTTAATATATGATCAATCATTAAATTTCACATTTTCAGGATGGGATTTATATCATAGatacttttctttcctttttctttttttcccagtTGTGACATGCTTGCTCGGCCAGGCCTTTCCCTTGAAATCAAGGCTTCGAGTTCCTCCTTTTGGCTTTGCTTGTGTCGTGCAGTAATATagttcactaaaaaaaaattcatttaagtaAAAGATAAATCTACTTCAAATTAAAGAGTATCTTTAATATAGTTCAATTTAAATCTATACACAAAGTCCTACATGAGATTAACTTCAATAAAACAAACTGTTTTAAGTCAAACCGAGGTTCTGTGAATGATTTGGACAATATTGGCGGTAAAATTTTTGATGAACCTTAttgaaatttaacataaatagtTATGATTCGACCAATTTTCAGGTAAGCTATTGATGTGACGACACGTGGCCGCTCTTCAAAAGGCCGTGTCATTTGCCACACCACCCCCTGCATCAATAATTTGTTTGTGAATATTGTTCAAGCTATGGCCAATGCACATCAATCGGCAAAGAGTGGCGCCAGTTCAGTGCATCCGGTAATCAAACTTGAGAAGATTTTCAGTAGCCCAGCCGATCGAGTTCTAGCCAAAATGTACTTTGCAACCGAAATTTTTCCTATCGTTTTTCATAATGAGTTAAGCAAATACCACTATTGAAGTCGTGTTCATACATTTAATTACCTTGTTATCTGTGGAAATGACTAGGCTTTTGCCCATGTTCGGTGCCTTGAAAATGCGAACGAACGATGCCGTGATTAGTTTAATAAGCGTGTTTAAAGTTCATTAAGAAGAAGCTCATTGAATCTTGAAGTAAGTACCAGGAATTTTCATTGCTTgagaaattaatattaaaatgaaGAAGCAGACATGGATCCAAATTTTCCTGTGCTTGTCCTGCACTCCCGCCTCTTTCCTGGCTGTTGCCTCCTCTtgttatttctttaatatttttgtcacatttttatctcataaaacaaaagaaaaatcagctTTGAATTATTCATGTAgttagaaaaaacaaaaaaacccaTTACAATATTCATCAACTGGCATCAGCCCCTGTCAAACCCACCTCCTTCCATTAATTACCTTTCGTAAACCACACTGttcccaaaaaaatcaataaacatATCGAAACCCTAACTCTGCATCTCCCATATAAATATgcaatgaaaatttaattaaaataaaataagatgaaaaagacaaattaaTGAATTTCTTCATTCTAGGATAGAATTTCTCTTTTGCTCAATTATGGTCAGACACATTATTTAATGCATGGATTTGGTTTAGTGATTATGTGCAAAATCTAACATTTTGTCTTAGTTTGCTCGGTCGTATCTAGTGCTAGTCCCTAAAGCCCACACGTTCTCTTGTGCTCTGCTCGACCGGGGGATCGAGAAAACGAGCGATGTCGACGCACCTGTCGAAGACCGACTCGGAGGTGAGCAGCGTCACCCCGTCGTCGCCCGGCCGCTCACCGCCGCGCCGCCCCCACCCGGCTTACTACGTCCAGAGCCCCTCCCGGGACTCCTCCTCCCACGACGGCGAGAAGACCACCAACTCCTTCCACTCCTCGCCGGCGCTGCTCAGCCCCTCCGGCTCCCCTTCCCACCCCTCCCACCACTCCTCCCTCGGCCCGCCCTCCcgcggctcctcctcctccacccggTACTCGGGCTCCCTCAAGCCCGCCCAGCGGAAGGCCCACCCGGGCGAGGAGCTGGGGGCCGGGAGGGCCCGGCGGGGGAAGGGGTTCGACGCGATCGAGGAGGAGGGGCTGCTCGATGGCGGGGAGGGTGGCGGGATCCGGGGGTTGCCGCGGCGGTGCTACGTGGCGGGGTTCGTGCTGGGGTTCTTCGtgatgttcttcttcttcgcgtTGATTCTGTGGGGGGCGAGCCGGCCCCAGAAGCCAAGAATCGCCATGAAGGTACGTGCGTTTCTGAGTGCGAgatcatttctctcttcctgaTATTCTCGTTTTCGTCCTTGAACGGTTCTCGTTGCAGAGCATAGTGTTCGATCAGTTCGTGGTCCAGGCCGGGGCGGACTTCACCGGGGTGGCGACGGACATGGTGTCGATGAACTCCACGGTGAAGCTCACGTTCCAGAACACCGCCACCTTCTTCGGCGTCCACGTCGCCGCCACCCCTCTCGACCTCTCCTATTCCCAGCTCAGTCTCGCCACCGGAACTGTAAGTGCATCATGCCTTCGATGATCTTGTTCCATCGACCTTGGCTTGTTCAATGTCGATCCAAATGTCATTAACCACTCGCATCGCGGTTTAGCATCAGACCATGCACGCATATCAGAATGGTAGATGCACCTAATCAGCATAGATGACTCGAAAATCCAGTAAATCTCGAGCTCGGATGTATGATTATTTTATGATCGAAATATTACAAGTCATGAAATTTCGACGCATTCCTAACAATGAAAGAACGTGTAGATGACGATATCAGTCTCGATCAAGATTGGTGTTTTCGATTTACCACGGTTTGTATTGTACTATAAAGAAGATCGACTCGTTTATCACGGCCCGGATTTGATCACGAGGGCTGTTCCTAactgaaaaagagaaatgtacaaTATAACTATCGTTTCGCTATCTGATCGGGCAtcgtcattttttttcctttcccattAACAGATAAACAAGTTCTATCAGTCGAGGAAGAGCTCGAGATCGATTGCGGTGACGCTGAAGGGGAACAAAATCCCGCTATACGGTGGCGGAGCCGACCTGAGCAGCGTGAACGGGGCGCCGACCCAGCCGGTGCCGCTCGTGCTGACCTTCCTGGTCCGGTCGAAGGCGTACGTCCTCGGGAAGCTGGTGAAGCCCAGGTTCCACCGGAGGATCCAGTGCTCGGTCACCATGGATCCCAAGAAGATGAGCGTCGTCGTTTCCTTGAAGGACAAGTGCACTTACCAGTGAAGAGGGAGGGGAAGATGCATATGATTTGATCGTTATATTATATGCGTAAGTACAGGGCCCCGTagtttccatttctttttattttctttgaatttctatttttgatatttttggtttttaccACGATCGACTTCTTTAAGGAAGATATGgaaaattttctagattttgaTAAGAGTTAGGAAAAACCTACTTATTGTGCGAGATATAAATTAAAGAAGATCTTTTTGGGTTCTTTAGGTGTGTTTTAGTTTAATGCCATGCCTTTTTCTAGATAAGTACAATTACGTTAGCATTCATTTGAGAGGAATTGATCCATTGGGCTATAAATGATAACCTCAAAGGTTTAGATAATAAAGAAATTGCTCACCGTGAGAATTCGTAAGAGAAATAAACGTATCGACAGCACTATCTGATTGATTCTGAAATGTTGATCAAATGAACTTATTGATGACAATATGAATCGTTCTAAAGGAATGTGAACTTGATGAGATAGAAGACAATAGTGAAATAGAATAATGCAAGAACACGTATATTCTTAGACTGAAaataccattttcttttttatttcgaagCACTCAACGTAAGGACATTTCGTGTTTCATTAGTATTTTCTGTCTTGACATATTTACTTTAGAAtaatgaaaacaatttttctttttttcttttttttggttgttgttgttgtgggAATTGGGTTGCAATTTGTAATTTCGAATAGATTTCTAAGGTAAATATAGAAAAACTCTCCAAAGAGGATTTGTCAGAATGTGTCCTGTGAAAATGGGAGGTAACCTTGCGGGGGGTAATAAATGGGTAGACATGAAATGAAACAAAGCCAATCTCGGCATTTATGCAGGAGAGACGTTGTTGCTCTGTCTCAAATGAGCTTGTTCATATCCTTACTCTTGGGAAAGAAGGCAAGAAttctggttttttcttttccaattcatCTTATTAGAAACTTTCATTTTAACTTTTATATGTCGGTTTCAGTCATGATCTATGAAAGCTAATTATCAATTTAAGAATATAACCCTGGATGGGTCCAATTTTACAGATAACACGGGATATCTAGACATTTCAACTTGATTAGTCTCGGATGGTTATGGATAGAAGTGTTGAAGGAGAGGAACCTTATTATGCACCTATCAACTTAAGTGAGATTGTcgggaaaaaaaagattaaagcgttagtgaaaatgaaaatcaaaaagATTTAAATTTTGCGATTAGTTTCGTTAAAAGGTATCTAAGTTTGcgaaaaagtcaaaattttcgACATGAATCATATCACAAAATTGCAAAGGAAAGATATTGACTTGGGAGAAGACGATGATGAACATAAAAGAGTTTTGCATCGTATCACTTGAGCTCATTCCGGTCGAGCTTGCAGCTTGAGCAAGCTCCTCCAGCCGTTGTTGCAAGTtttgcgagagagaggggagagggtgGTGTTATTTATAACGCGATCTCACATTTTTAGGGATATAGTCTTTAAGATATGTTTGCCAGGGAAAGTTCCCTCGACAAAATTCTTTCACTAAAGAGGTAAAGCTCCGGTAAGCACTTGATCTAAATTACTGGCAAAAGTAAAGTGCAGAAAACAGGAGAAAATTAAAGTGTAATTGAATGTAAAAGTGCGACAAAAGGAAAGATAACGACTTTAAACTGAATGATCGGTTGTTGATTTGCCAAAAAGGTCTCTACATTGATGCATCTTCGGCTATTTATAATGGTATTCCACAGGTAACTGCTTTTTAAGAGTTACCATTTCGATATCTATAATATTCTGGAAGTCTCGGCTCCTGATCGGTGACCACCTTGCCTTGCCAATATTCTTGCTAGTATTGAATCCCGTAACTGCTCCAATTCTTATCTCATTAGTTTTGACAAGGCCCTTGTCACATTATTTGAAACACCTATTTTTCAACTGTTGGCATTCTGGCCCACTCTCCATGGATTCCCGCATATTGGGCCTGCTTTACTCTTTACAGCTTCCGAAGCCCAATAAGCTAATTTGGGTGCCAACAAGATAAAAACTTATCCTTAAACATTGACCCACCTTTCTCTTTTGAGAGACAATTATTTCACCGCGTGGTTTCACGTTCGTCCATTTTCGGTGACGACCACCTAGTTAGAAACTGCTCTACTAAGTGTAATATCAATATAGAAACTGATGGGATCTTACAATTAgatcaatttgaaatcactagagaaatgaaagaaaaacaataaaaacactggaaatttacgtgatttgaTCCAAGTGTCGCCACGTGCTTCATGAGGAAAGCCGGCAATAAATAATCCGCTCATAATTGGAGTTATAATTACTCACACTCTCAAGTATTTTTTGTATCTAGATTAAATCCACCCacagaatttttaaaaataaataactcaattgGATGTAAATCTCAATGTTGATGCCCAAAGCAAAGGTTTTAGGTAGGATTCAACCAAGAATGCCCGTCCTTCACGTTCTTTTCTATCTTCTCCAAGCACCAGTGGTGGCTTTTTTCACTAAGGGAAACCCatgacttcttttttcttcccttttcatGCGGAAGCTGTAGGccttaagaaaataaaagcaaaaccTATGCTATTACTCCCTAGGCCCATTTAACATGTCGGTGCCCATACGCCCTCTCCCCCATTGGTACAGTATCTTTATTGAGCCTTGTACCCGACTCTACCCTCTTAGTGCTTAAGTATGAGCAATGCTAAGGTCTGCACGAAAccttagaaaaaataatttaaggatttatttagGACCAACGAGTTAAAATATGTATAGATAATATTAAGTGAGCCCCTCTTCTTTTTGTATGGTCAAAAGGAAGTTCCTGCGTGGCAACATAATGAGAAGTCCAAGAAGTCAACCCATTTAAAGATAGAGAAGGTATAGTTCCAAAATAGAATATGGactttgaaaatagaattggttATATGATATGAAGGATAGGTTCCAGattctaaaaattgaagaacttgtCCCGATAGATAGGTTAGAGTTTTCGATTCACTTAGAACTTATAAGAAGTCTCTGTGTTTCTCTTATTAGTTATTACATGTCTTCATGCGGTCCTATAGCATTTCATCACATGcaatgatgagtgtataatttgAAATCACTAATATGAGTTTCCATTAATATCCATGATTAATACTTATATTTTATGAACGTTGCATATTCTTTGTTAATCTAAATATGAGTTGGAATTGGTGAATTTTAGCAAATGATGGCTATTAAATGTGGTGATTTACTTTAATTGTTCAATTGAGAGTATATATGGAACTTGAGAAGATCCATGAATCAATCCTAAAATCTATGACATGATAAGTTATAGATTTCTAAGTATGCAAGATAggtttcaattttaaaaaattagagaacttgTTCCACTGGCCAAGTtccaagtgaaagttggatAGAACTTGGTACCGCtcaacccaatttttttttttttttggacagaCCGCTCAACCCAACTTGAAGATCGCCttttttaatagaaaagaaCATCAATTTCCACTATCCTAAGAATCCATATTCGCTCGGgattgaaaaaaagaacacacaccctagattttaaaacaaaattaaatccTCCAAATGGGTCAGGTTTCATACACAACTCATGCTCGAAATATAATTTAACATTGAAAGAGCATTACTGGACgcaagtgagaaaaaaaaaaccaaaaaacgaAAGAGAGAATGAAGTAAAAGATGTATATCATCACTTTGGCTCAATGTGAAACctcatttatgaatttttcatttgttaaaTGCAGTCCCTGAATTTTTGGTATGTTCATTCTAATCCCTTAAccgtattaaaatatttaaagtttagatataatatttaatattttcatatggTTTATGAATGGAATTAAACATGTATCAAAGTACATGAATCACGTTTACAGATTAAAAGTGCTGAGAATGCAATCGGAGATTGGACTTAGAGCAAGTTGCTGACGCCGTCAACCACTCAAGAGAGGCCATGATAGTGACACTTGCAGCTGTCGCGATGGTCagtgatgaggagagagagagcatttaGTTTTTCTACATAAATCATTAGTTGGATCCACATCCATCAATTCTATTCTTATATACGAGATTTTATGAGATTACTACCGAATATTCTAAAAGCTTATTGACACTTATttttgaacccaaaaaaaaaagggaaaccggcccgacccgacccgccaCCCGCCTCTTTTTACCCTGCATTGGCCCCGGCCCTTTTCCCCTT harbors:
- the LOC104416646 gene encoding uncharacterized protein LOC104416646 translates to MSTHLSKTDSEVSSVTPSSPGRSPPRRPHPAYYVQSPSRDSSSHDGEKTTNSFHSSPALLSPSGSPSHPSHHSSLGPPSRGSSSSTRYSGSLKPAQRKAHPGEELGAGRARRGKGFDAIEEEGLLDGGEGGGIRGLPRRCYVAGFVLGFFVMFFFFALILWGASRPQKPRIAMKSIVFDQFVVQAGADFTGVATDMVSMNSTVKLTFQNTATFFGVHVAATPLDLSYSQLSLATGTINKFYQSRKSSRSIAVTLKGNKIPLYGGGADLSSVNGAPTQPVPLVLTFLVRSKAYVLGKLVKPRFHRRIQCSVTMDPKKMSVVVSLKDKCTYQ
- the LOC104457115 gene encoding probable serine/threonine-protein kinase At1g01540 yields the protein MSDQLSKATSVFGLNLWVVVGICVGVAIVLLLFFISLWLTSRKSRTAPRPLPAGGSGGGGHHLTSIPAVSKEIQEIQIQHSQVQPDPFPDPPDPLPEEESLIGYNRIHIEIGKDHRISYPERYYGSSSHGSGGGGGGGEGGPRSGDQVAAVVPEVSHLGWGHWYTLRELKAATNEFTDENVIGEGGYGIVYYGLLEDKTQVAVKNLLNNRGQAEKEFKVEVEAIGRVRHKNLVRLLGYCAEGAHRMLVYEYVNNGNLEQWLHGDVGPCSPLTWEIRMKIILGTAKGLTYLHEGLEPKVVHRDIKSSNILLDKQWNPKVSDFGLAKLLCSENSYITTRVMGTFGYVAPEYASTGMLNERSDIYSFGILIMEIISGRNPVDYSRPPEEVNLVDWLKKMVTDKNPEGVLDPKLPEKPTSRALKRVLLVALKCVDPTAQKRPKMGHVVHMLEAEESPFKDDRRAGRDVGRVNGNRSQIGSIETKAPETGGSAQENVTSINEAPRQQESEEQNL